From Chthoniobacterales bacterium:
GAAGGTCGAGTTGACCACGAGAAACCGCCAGTGGTTGCCGGCGCGGACCGCCATGCTCACCGATCCGTTTTGGAACCGGAATGCACGGTGGATGCGTTCGCGCGGGTGCGGATGGTCCTGCTCGAGCATGTGCGTGTGCAGCGCGGTGAGTGTGCCTCCGTGGGTGAACACGGCGATGTGATCCTGCGGTGCCGCCAGCAACTCGTCCAAGACGGCCAGCGTGCGCGCCATGAGGGAGCGCCGCGTCTCGCCGCCGGGTGGGGCGAAGTCGAACGACCCTCCTTTCCATTGCTCCACAAGCGCGGGGTGCTCGCGTGCGCAGTCGTCGATGCGCTTGCCCTCGAAAATGCCGAAGCACAATTCGCGCAGCCGCGGGTCCGGCTCCACCGCGAGCCCGAGGGCCGCGCCGAGCGGGGCTGCCGTGTCCATGGCCCGCTGGAGGTCGCTGCTGACA
This genomic window contains:
- a CDS encoding histidine phosphatase family protein, which translates into the protein MKTLYLIRHGETDHNAGDLAMGQTDVPLNERGHGQARQTAEWLRRYPVGRIVSSDLQRAMDTAAPLGAALGLAVEPDPRLRELCFGIFEGKRIDDCAREHPALVEQWKGGSFDFAPPGGETRRSLMARTLAVLDELLAAPQDHIAVFTHGGTLTALHTHMLEQDHPHPRERIHRAFRFQNGSVSMAVRAGNHWRFLVVNSTFHLAGEPRQLLY